The following proteins come from a genomic window of Phnomibacter ginsenosidimutans:
- a CDS encoding 4a-hydroxytetrahydrobiopterin dehydratase has translation MWQETNQQLYRKFQFANFSEAFAFMTRVAIEAEKMDHHPLWTNVWNTVEIWLSTHDAGNVVTDKDRVLAARIDALLA, from the coding sequence ATGTGGCAAGAAACCAACCAACAACTCTACCGCAAATTTCAGTTTGCCAACTTTAGTGAGGCATTTGCCTTTATGACCCGTGTGGCTATAGAAGCAGAAAAAATGGATCATCATCCGCTGTGGACCAATGTATGGAACACTGTAGAAATTTGGCTGAGCACTCATGATGCAGGCAATGTGGTAACGGATAAAGACCGTGTACTGGCCGCCCGTATTGATGCGTTGCTGGCGTAA
- the selD gene encoding selenide, water dikinase SelD has protein sequence MSEQEAIKLTAFASGAGCGCKIAPAVLEEILQSKTATTTFPALLVGNSSKDDAAVYDLGNGDCLISTTDFFMPIVDDAFDFGRIAAANAISDVYAMGGKPLMAIAVLGWPTQKLPAAMAAQVLEGGRAVCEAAGIPLAGGHSIDSPEPFFGLAVNGLVAKANIKQNNKAHEGDVLLLTKSLGIGILSTAQKRGLLQTAHYDLLLHTITQLNHVGTALGKMEAVHAMTDVTGFGLLGHLIEMCEGSNLGATIQYNQLSVLEGVASYLQQNAVPDATYRNWNAYSTQVKFEPGVNVMEAFKLLPDPQTNGGLLIAVAPDAVAQVQEALSAHGLSAAALQPIGVLTTAGEKRIVVQP, from the coding sequence ATGAGTGAACAAGAAGCCATTAAACTAACAGCCTTTGCCAGCGGCGCCGGCTGCGGTTGTAAAATAGCACCTGCTGTACTGGAAGAAATTTTGCAAAGCAAAACAGCAACAACAACTTTTCCAGCCTTGCTGGTAGGCAACAGCAGCAAAGACGATGCGGCTGTGTATGACCTGGGCAATGGCGACTGCCTCATTAGCACCACCGATTTTTTCATGCCCATTGTAGATGATGCGTTTGACTTTGGCCGCATTGCTGCAGCCAATGCCATCAGCGATGTGTATGCTATGGGCGGCAAGCCGTTGATGGCGATAGCCGTATTGGGTTGGCCCACGCAAAAGCTGCCTGCGGCTATGGCGGCGCAGGTGCTGGAAGGTGGTCGTGCAGTATGCGAAGCAGCCGGCATTCCCTTGGCAGGTGGCCACAGTATTGATAGCCCCGAACCGTTTTTTGGTCTTGCAGTAAATGGCTTGGTGGCAAAGGCCAACATCAAACAAAACAACAAGGCGCATGAAGGCGATGTATTGCTGCTCACCAAATCGCTAGGCATTGGTATTTTATCTACTGCACAAAAGCGGGGCTTGTTGCAAACAGCACATTATGACTTGCTGCTGCACACCATCACGCAACTCAACCACGTAGGTACAGCATTGGGTAAAATGGAAGCCGTGCATGCCATGACCGATGTTACAGGCTTTGGATTGCTGGGCCATTTGATAGAAATGTGCGAAGGCAGCAACCTTGGTGCAACGATACAGTACAACCAGCTGTCAGTATTGGAAGGAGTAGCCAGCTACCTACAGCAAAATGCCGTGCCCGATGCTACCTATCGCAACTGGAATGCTTACAGTACACAGGTAAAATTTGAACCCGGGGTAAATGTGATGGAAGCTTTCAAACTGCTGCCCGATCCGCAAACCAATGGTGGCTTGCTGATAGCAGTAGCCCCCGATGCGGTAGCACAAGTGCAGGAAGCGTTATCAGCTCACGGCTTATCAGCCGCGGCATTGCAGCCCATTGGTGTGTTGACTACTGCGGGTGAAAAACGAATTGTTGTACAACCATAA
- a CDS encoding M16 family metallopeptidase: MKYIYLSLMALCSTVLLPAQIIDRSKAPKPGPAPVINIADPASFTLPNGLKVFVVTNTKLPQVSATLTIDRDPLLEGEKAGMLSMAGSLMRRGTSKMDKATLDESVDFLGGELGASATSVSASSLKGNFPKLLQLMADVALRPSFSNAELEKIRTQTLSGLAQAKDDPNSIAGNVSGALVYGKNHPYGEFETEQTVKNVTVADIKSYHSTYWKPNIAYLIFVGDITSNEAMKLATEHFGSWTRGDVPKKQYAEVKQPAKTLIAVVDRPSSVQSVISISSPVNLQPGTPDAIPTSVMGNVLGGGFSSRLNQNLREKYAFTYGAGGGVSTDRLVGSFRASASVRNEKTDSAVGQFLYEFNRIRNEAASDSEVTALKNYMSGGFARSLENAATVANFALNVARYNLPKDYYRTYLTKLNAVTPANVQAMANKYVPVNNLVITIVGNAKEIAAGLSKYGDVKFFDINGNEVAPPTEKKVDANVTATSVLQKAIEAYGGETAIAAIKDATLKGSVSMMGQAMQYEQKHVMPGGYSAVVKMGPMELMKQSKNGSEYSAAMQGTKQEVSADDKAQLDAKAALYDERYYLSNAAVKLNLKGIESVDGKDAYDIEIVTPEGSSFHAFYDVKTGLKVQEMRQQEVGPMGKVNVTTLYKEYKEFNGVKIPVQIVIDLGVMKQDISITEVKINAGLSASEL; the protein is encoded by the coding sequence ATGAAATATATATATCTATCGCTCATGGCTTTGTGCAGCACCGTTTTGCTGCCAGCACAAATCATTGATCGTAGCAAAGCACCCAAGCCTGGTCCTGCACCAGTAATCAATATTGCTGATCCTGCCAGCTTTACCCTGCCCAATGGCCTCAAGGTTTTTGTGGTAACCAATACCAAACTGCCACAAGTGTCTGCTACGCTTACCATCGACCGCGACCCGCTGCTGGAAGGTGAAAAAGCCGGTATGCTGAGCATGGCCGGTTCGCTGATGCGCCGCGGCACCAGCAAAATGGATAAAGCCACCCTCGATGAAAGTGTGGACTTTTTGGGTGGTGAATTGGGTGCCAGTGCTACTTCGGTATCGGCTTCTTCACTCAAAGGCAATTTTCCAAAGCTGCTGCAACTGATGGCCGATGTGGCTTTGCGTCCTTCGTTTAGTAATGCTGAGCTCGAAAAAATTCGTACCCAAACACTCAGCGGTCTGGCACAAGCCAAAGACGATCCCAACAGTATTGCCGGCAATGTGAGCGGCGCATTGGTGTATGGAAAAAATCATCCTTACGGTGAATTTGAAACGGAGCAAACAGTAAAAAATGTAACCGTAGCCGACATTAAAAGCTATCACAGCACTTACTGGAAGCCCAATATTGCCTACCTCATTTTTGTAGGCGACATTACCTCCAATGAAGCTATGAAACTGGCCACCGAACACTTTGGCAGCTGGACCCGTGGCGATGTACCCAAAAAACAATATGCCGAAGTAAAGCAGCCCGCTAAAACCTTGATAGCCGTGGTAGACAGGCCAAGCTCTGTGCAAAGCGTTATCAGCATCAGCTCACCGGTAAACCTGCAACCCGGTACACCCGATGCGATTCCTACCAGTGTAATGGGCAATGTGTTGGGTGGTGGTTTCAGCAGCCGCCTCAACCAAAACCTGCGTGAAAAATATGCGTTTACTTACGGTGCCGGCGGTGGTGTAAGCACCGACCGACTGGTGGGTAGTTTTCGTGCCAGTGCTTCGGTACGCAACGAAAAAACAGACAGCGCCGTTGGTCAGTTTTTGTATGAGTTCAACCGCATTCGCAACGAAGCTGCCAGCGACAGTGAAGTAACAGCACTCAAAAACTACATGAGTGGTGGCTTTGCCCGCAGCCTCGAAAATGCAGCTACCGTGGCCAACTTTGCACTCAACGTAGCCCGTTACAATTTGCCCAAAGATTACTACCGTACTTATCTCACCAAGCTCAATGCCGTTACGCCAGCCAACGTACAGGCGATGGCCAATAAGTATGTGCCTGTAAACAATTTGGTGATTACCATCGTAGGTAACGCAAAAGAGATTGCTGCCGGCCTGAGCAAGTATGGCGATGTGAAATTCTTCGACATCAATGGCAACGAAGTAGCGCCACCAACCGAAAAGAAAGTGGATGCAAATGTTACGGCGACCAGCGTTTTACAAAAAGCCATAGAAGCCTATGGTGGTGAGACTGCCATTGCTGCTATTAAAGATGCGACGCTCAAAGGCAGTGTATCAATGATGGGACAAGCCATGCAGTACGAGCAAAAGCATGTAATGCCCGGTGGCTATAGTGCGGTGGTAAAAATGGGCCCCATGGAACTGATGAAACAAAGCAAAAATGGTAGTGAATACAGTGCTGCCATGCAGGGCACCAAGCAGGAAGTAAGCGCCGACGATAAAGCACAGCTCGATGCCAAAGCCGCCCTCTACGATGAGCGGTATTACCTGAGCAACGCCGCTGTAAAACTCAACCTGAAAGGCATTGAAAGTGTAGATGGCAAGGATGCGTACGATATTGAAATTGTAACACCCGAAGGCAGTAGTTTCCACGCTTTTTACGATGTAAAAACCGGATTGAAAGTGCAGGAAATGCGCCAGCAGGAAGTTGGACCGATGGGTAAAGTAAATGTGACCACGCTGTACAAAGAATACAAGGAATTCAACGGCGTGAAAATTCCGGTACAAATTGTGATTGACCTGGGAGTAATGAAACAAGACATCAGCATTACAGAAGTGAAAATTAATGCAGGACTTTCCGCATCGGAATTATAA
- a CDS encoding M16 family metallopeptidase, with amino-acid sequence MKWKKGVVATALLASTALAFGQAPSIAFEKYTLPNGLKVILHQDKSVPVVVVSVLYHVGSKNEDTARTGFAHFFEHLLFEGSKNLKRGDFDKYITNAGGDNNANTSQDRTFYYDLLPSNQLDLGLWLESERLMHAEITDKGVETQRQVVKEEKRQRIDNQPYGTMVENLFKRAFTKHPYRWQPIGSMDHLEAAKLDEFVSFYKRFYVPNNAVLSIAGDFDVVSTKKKIEQYFGPIPRGAEVPRPKVQEPALAKEVRDVIEDNIQLPAVIQGYRAPKQGSDEYYAFNVLSTLLSGGESSRMNKVLVDEKEEAVAAGAFPFFLEDAGLFINFAITNMGVKPEVVEQSIDSLVGELQTNLVDEREFEKVRNQIESNFIRQNSSVAGIAESLANYEVYFGDANLINTEIERYRKVTREDLRNVAKKYLVKDNRVVLYYVPKSQATPKP; translated from the coding sequence ATGAAATGGAAAAAAGGAGTGGTGGCTACTGCCCTACTCGCCTCAACAGCACTGGCTTTTGGTCAGGCACCCAGTATTGCATTTGAAAAATACACCCTACCCAATGGCCTGAAAGTGATTTTGCATCAGGATAAATCGGTACCCGTAGTGGTGGTATCTGTTTTGTACCATGTGGGTTCAAAAAATGAAGACACAGCCCGCACCGGCTTTGCTCACTTCTTTGAACACCTGTTGTTTGAAGGCAGCAAAAACCTGAAGCGGGGCGACTTTGATAAATACATTACCAACGCCGGTGGCGACAACAATGCCAACACCAGTCAGGACCGTACTTTTTACTACGACCTGCTGCCCAGCAACCAACTCGACCTTGGCCTGTGGCTGGAAAGCGAACGCCTGATGCATGCTGAAATCACCGATAAGGGTGTGGAAACACAGCGCCAGGTGGTGAAAGAAGAAAAGCGCCAGCGCATTGACAACCAGCCCTACGGCACCATGGTAGAAAACCTGTTTAAGCGGGCCTTTACCAAACACCCCTACCGCTGGCAACCCATTGGCAGTATGGACCATCTGGAAGCCGCCAAGCTCGATGAGTTTGTGTCGTTTTACAAACGCTTTTATGTACCCAACAATGCCGTGCTGAGCATTGCCGGCGATTTTGATGTAGTCAGCACCAAAAAGAAAATCGAGCAATACTTTGGCCCCATCCCTCGAGGTGCAGAAGTGCCCCGCCCTAAAGTACAAGAGCCAGCACTGGCCAAAGAAGTACGGGATGTGATTGAAGACAATATTCAACTGCCAGCTGTTATTCAGGGCTACCGTGCACCCAAGCAGGGCTCCGATGAATACTACGCCTTTAATGTGCTGAGCACTTTGCTGAGCGGTGGCGAAAGCAGCCGCATGAACAAAGTATTGGTAGATGAAAAAGAAGAAGCTGTAGCGGCTGGCGCCTTCCCCTTCTTTCTGGAAGATGCAGGTCTCTTCATCAATTTCGCCATCACCAACATGGGTGTGAAACCCGAAGTGGTAGAGCAATCCATCGACTCACTGGTGGGCGAACTGCAAACCAATTTGGTAGACGAACGGGAGTTTGAAAAGGTACGCAATCAGATAGAGAGCAATTTCATCCGGCAGAATTCATCAGTGGCTGGTATTGCCGAAAGCCTGGCCAACTACGAAGTATATTTTGGCGACGCCAACCTCATCAACACAGAAATAGAACGCTATCGTAAGGTAACCCGCGAAGACCTGCGCAACGTGGCCAAAAAGTATTTGGTAAAAGACAACCGCGTAGTGCTGTACTATGTGCCTAAGTCGCAAGCTACTCCTAAGCCTTAA
- a CDS encoding M20/M25/M40 family metallo-hydrolase: MIRSVTHSLDNYPHTGTTRYEDGVTKIPGFACSTMDAEWLSKQLKLRMPVQLFLKSSCKQGPDVLSYNVIGEIRGSEKPEEIITAGGHLDSWDLAEGAHDDGTGCMQSIEVIRAIKALGWKPKRTIRAVMFMNEENGLRGGTAYAEFAKKLNEQHIFAVESDAGGFGVETLGISGKPEQYAKVKSWEKLFKPYGIYELSDGGGGADIGPLKPLGTVLSGVNPNSQRYFDHHHAANDVFEAVNKRELELGAFSMAAICWLVSEYGL; this comes from the coding sequence ATGATTCGCAGTGTAACCCACTCGCTGGACAATTACCCGCATACCGGAACCACCCGCTACGAAGATGGCGTAACCAAAATACCCGGCTTTGCCTGCAGCACCATGGATGCAGAATGGCTGAGCAAGCAACTGAAACTCCGCATGCCGGTGCAACTCTTTCTCAAATCGAGCTGCAAGCAGGGCCCCGATGTGCTCAGCTACAACGTGATTGGTGAAATTCGCGGTAGTGAAAAACCCGAAGAAATCATTACTGCTGGTGGCCACCTCGATAGTTGGGATTTGGCCGAAGGCGCCCACGACGATGGCACCGGATGCATGCAAAGCATTGAAGTCATCAGAGCCATTAAGGCCCTCGGCTGGAAACCCAAACGCACCATTCGTGCCGTAATGTTTATGAACGAAGAAAATGGCCTGCGGGGTGGTACCGCTTATGCTGAGTTTGCCAAAAAGCTGAATGAACAACACATTTTTGCTGTAGAAAGCGATGCCGGCGGCTTTGGTGTAGAAACACTTGGCATCAGCGGCAAGCCTGAGCAGTATGCCAAAGTAAAAAGCTGGGAAAAATTATTCAAACCCTATGGTATTTATGAACTGAGCGATGGCGGAGGCGGTGCAGATATTGGCCCGCTGAAACCGCTGGGCACAGTGCTGAGTGGCGTAAACCCCAACAGCCAACGCTACTTCGACCACCACCATGCCGCCAACGATGTGTTTGAAGCGGTAAACAAACGGGAGCTGGAACTGGGCGCATTTAGCATGGCTGCCATCTGCTGGCTCGTTAGCGAATACGGTTTGTAA
- a CDS encoding toxin-antitoxin system YwqK family antitoxin, which produces MFTGQPWKELTFKKGKQDGYYKSYFTSGKLSTEGWMVADEKQQLFRFYNINGSFDVDEYYLDNDLNGFSTSYYPNNKPSFVYRYDHSWLMGWEQYDSSGKLLSTANFPAGKGAYETRHFNGNVMVRAAYEAYQLHGKYESFYYNGKPRLSMQYRYGKSYDSAITRYFNGKIESRGLMVNNEKHGKWLYYFEDGKLRESELNKHGELHGENIFYRPDGSIEKSTEYKEGSSHGNTNLYNTAGELMIQIHYQNGFAISYSYTGKDGKLVPAISINAVKDSAVGYYKNGVKSAVFHFENEDEHGERTLYHNTGAVYSVEQRHIGYVHGVRKTYFANGKLQKEESFYHGRNEGPLKEYFPSGKLKSEKTFVNDDPHGTWKYYSEAGTVTETRVYFHGQLLSVQ; this is translated from the coding sequence TTGTTTACAGGCCAGCCATGGAAGGAGCTTACATTCAAAAAAGGCAAACAGGATGGCTATTACAAAAGCTATTTCACCAGCGGCAAACTGTCTACCGAAGGCTGGATGGTGGCCGATGAAAAACAGCAATTGTTTCGCTTTTACAATATCAACGGCAGCTTCGATGTGGACGAGTATTATTTAGACAATGATCTGAATGGTTTCAGTACTTCGTATTACCCCAACAACAAGCCTTCGTTTGTATATCGCTACGACCATAGCTGGCTGATGGGTTGGGAGCAATACGATAGCAGCGGTAAGCTGTTGAGTACCGCCAATTTTCCGGCTGGCAAAGGCGCTTACGAAACCAGGCACTTCAATGGCAATGTGATGGTTCGTGCTGCCTACGAAGCGTATCAATTGCACGGCAAATACGAATCATTTTACTACAATGGCAAGCCCCGGCTTAGCATGCAGTACCGCTATGGCAAATCATACGACTCGGCCATTACCCGGTATTTCAATGGAAAAATTGAAAGCCGCGGACTGATGGTGAACAATGAAAAACATGGCAAGTGGCTATACTATTTTGAAGATGGCAAACTGAGAGAATCTGAGCTCAACAAACATGGCGAGCTGCATGGCGAAAATATTTTTTACCGGCCCGATGGCAGCATCGAAAAATCAACTGAATACAAAGAGGGTAGCTCCCACGGCAATACCAACCTGTACAATACAGCCGGCGAACTGATGATACAAATTCATTATCAAAATGGCTTTGCTATAAGCTATAGCTACACTGGCAAAGATGGCAAGCTGGTGCCCGCCATCAGCATCAATGCTGTAAAAGATTCTGCCGTTGGCTATTATAAAAACGGCGTAAAAAGTGCGGTGTTTCATTTTGAAAATGAAGACGAACATGGCGAAAGAACGCTGTACCACAATACAGGTGCGGTGTATTCCGTTGAACAGCGACACATTGGTTATGTGCATGGTGTAAGAAAAACCTACTTCGCCAATGGAAAACTGCAGAAAGAAGAATCTTTTTACCATGGCCGCAATGAAGGTCCGCTTAAAGAGTACTTTCCATCGGGCAAGTTGAAATCAGAAAAAACATTTGTAAACGATGATCCACACGGCACTTGGAAATATTACTCGGAAGCAGGTACAGTAACCGAAACACGGGTGTATTTTCATGGCCAGCTTTTATCAGTACAATAA
- a CDS encoding transglutaminase-like domain-containing protein: MGPTKTQSSTSQSVFYDDVKETSFDYPALTQGAVAHLEYTQLLKEAHLISPFSYGAGIPGWNVTFTAIVPENMEIKYIVKNDPKGLLKLTTEKKRGNTYYTWNMQQVKNEAGFGDAPDDRYYEPHVIVYISKYSNSAGQQTFVQSVDDLYRWNASFTKTLNQTEDPTLKGITDSLVKPLSSSLQKAEAIYKWVQNHIRYVAFENGLEGFRPRQAAEVCSKRYGDCKDMSSIITQMLRMAGIEAYYTWIGTRDIPYEYTDVPLPIVDNHMISVARIDGKWYFIDGTSPSSTIYLPPSSIQTKQALVGISDTKYEILTVPVAEPVISTVEDSTFIHFTADGIAGKEKVLYKGYYAEDVHNALLYRDEKRLKDYVKTRMGKASNKFMLGEYKVSKHEAPTLEASIVADFEVPGYGKKVGNEYYINLNLEKLFENQLIDTAKRKVPKQFEFKGQITEHHILEIPQGYQVSYHPENFEIETPFYQLSIRYTKQANRIIATQVLTTKVLMLQPNQFDAWNAPMAKIQAQYKEQIVLEKL, from the coding sequence ATTGGCCCTACCAAAACTCAAAGCAGCACCAGCCAATCTGTATTTTATGATGATGTAAAAGAAACCAGTTTCGATTATCCGGCACTTACCCAAGGGGCCGTAGCACACCTGGAGTACACGCAGCTGTTGAAAGAGGCGCACCTGATATCACCGTTTAGCTATGGCGCCGGTATTCCCGGCTGGAACGTAACGTTCACTGCCATTGTGCCGGAAAATATGGAGATCAAATACATAGTAAAAAATGATCCCAAGGGCCTGCTGAAATTGACGACAGAAAAAAAACGCGGCAATACCTATTACACCTGGAACATGCAGCAGGTAAAAAACGAAGCCGGTTTTGGCGATGCTCCTGATGACCGCTATTACGAACCACATGTAATTGTATACATCAGCAAATACAGCAATAGTGCAGGGCAGCAAACCTTTGTACAATCTGTAGACGACTTGTATCGCTGGAATGCCTCGTTTACCAAAACCCTCAACCAAACGGAAGACCCCACACTCAAAGGCATTACTGATTCGCTGGTAAAACCATTGAGCAGTTCTTTGCAAAAAGCAGAAGCCATTTACAAGTGGGTACAAAACCACATTCGCTATGTGGCGTTTGAAAACGGGCTGGAAGGCTTTCGGCCACGGCAGGCAGCAGAAGTTTGCAGCAAACGCTACGGCGATTGTAAAGACATGAGCAGCATTATTACACAAATGCTGCGCATGGCTGGCATAGAGGCATATTATACATGGATTGGCACCCGCGACATTCCGTATGAATACACCGATGTGCCCCTGCCCATTGTAGACAACCACATGATATCTGTAGCCCGGATAGATGGCAAATGGTATTTCATTGATGGCACCTCGCCCAGCAGTACCATTTACTTACCGCCAAGCTCCATACAAACCAAGCAGGCATTGGTAGGCATTAGCGATACCAAGTATGAAATATTAACGGTGCCCGTAGCCGAGCCCGTTATCTCTACTGTTGAAGACAGCACGTTTATTCATTTTACTGCCGATGGCATTGCCGGTAAAGAAAAAGTACTGTACAAAGGCTACTATGCCGAAGACGTTCACAATGCCCTGCTCTACCGCGATGAAAAACGCCTGAAAGACTATGTAAAAACCCGTATGGGCAAAGCTAGCAATAAGTTTATGCTGGGCGAATACAAGGTAAGCAAGCATGAAGCTCCTACTTTGGAAGCCAGCATTGTAGCAGATTTTGAAGTACCGGGCTATGGCAAAAAAGTGGGCAATGAATATTACATCAACCTCAATTTGGAAAAGCTTTTTGAAAACCAGTTGATTGACACCGCCAAGCGTAAAGTGCCCAAGCAATTTGAATTTAAAGGTCAGATTACCGAGCATCACATACTAGAAATTCCGCAAGGCTATCAGGTGAGTTATCATCCGGAAAACTTTGAGATAGAAACACCGTTTTACCAACTCAGTATCCGCTATACCAAACAGGCCAACCGCATTATTGCTACACAGGTACTTACTACCAAAGTACTGATGCTGCAACCCAACCAGTTTGATGCTTGGAATGCCCCCATGGCCAAAATACAAGCACAATACAAAGAACAAATTGTACTCGAAAAATTGTAA
- a CDS encoding DUF3857 and transglutaminase domain-containing protein translates to MNLSYLHRLSIASCLLLLALQGLAQTASEWAANPSLHQIKPGNANENAVVILDQRKHEFVADEKEGIVLYTSMHKIIRVIKEQGVEMFNKIYVSVPYDAQVKEIKARVITPSGKVVLLPAEKILDEEDEGRLYKKFALEGVEKGSEVEYIAVMKRGSSFFGLEVFQSPVPCEEARFTLSVPDHLVFTCKGYNGFVMDADTVIGEKRITNGVCKDIPVIENEKYAQTAPYLKNVQYKLSYNLSKDKDVRLFTWNQLAKNVFDRYTKLEEKEVKAVAGFLKNIKLNADDEEAKIIALEDYLKNNISINEEGLSDDADLIEKIVKTKVASHEGFNTLFAACLQQLGINYQLVFPSKRDDIPLDEKLENYRLIENPVFYFPGTGKYLEPTNISFRYPYIQPSWAATRGLFLQNTSIGNFTTAYASFKNIAILPYEQSSHNMEVKLSFNSQLDSVLMHSKQIFTGYGASMYRPAFHFLPKDKLNEFTQELMQSVSNSKNIRNIQVANGAFADGYSNKPLTIEGDISSAELFEVAGNKILLKIGDVIGPQVQMYQEKPRQLPVSIDYPHALDRKIEVTIPEGYTVKNLDDLKFFITEKANEEGTMGFISSYKVDGQKLLIDIHEYYKETAYSMQQFDAFQKVINAAADFNKVVLVLEKKK, encoded by the coding sequence ATGAATCTATCCTATTTACACCGGCTGAGCATAGCGTCATGTTTATTGTTGTTGGCGCTGCAAGGCTTGGCTCAAACTGCCAGCGAATGGGCAGCCAACCCAAGTCTGCATCAAATTAAACCCGGCAATGCCAATGAGAATGCTGTAGTGATTCTTGACCAACGCAAACACGAGTTTGTAGCCGACGAAAAAGAAGGCATTGTGTTGTATACCAGCATGCACAAAATCATTCGGGTGATCAAAGAACAGGGCGTAGAAATGTTCAACAAAATTTATGTCTCAGTTCCATACGATGCTCAGGTAAAAGAAATCAAAGCCCGGGTAATTACACCATCTGGCAAAGTGGTGCTGCTGCCTGCCGAAAAAATTCTGGATGAAGAAGACGAGGGCCGCTTATACAAAAAGTTTGCGCTGGAAGGCGTAGAAAAAGGCAGTGAAGTAGAATACATCGCCGTCATGAAACGGGGCAGTTCGTTTTTTGGTTTGGAAGTTTTTCAGTCGCCGGTTCCCTGCGAAGAAGCCCGCTTTACCCTGTCGGTACCAGACCATCTGGTATTTACCTGCAAGGGCTACAATGGTTTTGTAATGGACGCCGATACTGTTATTGGGGAAAAGCGAATTACCAACGGCGTTTGCAAAGACATACCTGTAATTGAAAATGAGAAGTATGCACAAACTGCTCCTTACCTCAAAAATGTTCAATACAAATTATCGTACAATCTGAGCAAAGACAAAGATGTTCGGTTGTTTACCTGGAATCAATTGGCCAAAAACGTTTTTGACCGCTACACCAAACTTGAAGAAAAAGAAGTTAAAGCCGTTGCAGGTTTCCTCAAAAACATCAAGCTCAATGCAGATGATGAAGAAGCCAAAATAATTGCGCTGGAAGACTACCTCAAAAACAACATCAGCATCAACGAAGAAGGCTTGAGTGATGATGCCGATTTGATAGAAAAGATTGTAAAAACAAAAGTGGCCAGCCACGAAGGATTCAACACGTTGTTTGCAGCTTGTTTGCAACAACTGGGCATCAATTATCAGCTGGTATTTCCCAGCAAAAGAGATGACATACCACTGGATGAAAAGCTGGAAAATTATCGCTTGATTGAAAATCCTGTTTTCTATTTCCCGGGAACCGGTAAGTATCTGGAGCCAACAAATATTTCATTCCGCTATCCGTATATACAACCCAGCTGGGCTGCCACCCGGGGTTTGTTTTTACAAAACACCAGCATTGGCAATTTTACTACAGCCTATGCATCGTTTAAAAACATAGCCATACTGCCTTACGAGCAAAGCAGCCACAATATGGAAGTGAAGCTGAGTTTCAACAGCCAGCTCGATTCGGTACTCATGCACAGCAAACAAATTTTTACAGGCTACGGTGCCAGCATGTATCGGCCTGCATTTCACTTTTTGCCCAAAGACAAACTGAATGAGTTTACGCAAGAGCTGATGCAAAGTGTATCCAACAGCAAAAACATTCGCAATATTCAAGTGGCCAACGGTGCTTTTGCAGATGGCTACAGCAACAAGCCACTTACTATTGAAGGCGACATCAGCAGTGCAGAGTTGTTTGAGGTAGCAGGCAATAAAATACTCTTGAAGATTGGCGACGTCATTGGACCACAAGTGCAGATGTATCAGGAAAAACCACGACAACTTCCTGTGTCTATCGACTATCCGCATGCATTGGATCGCAAAATTGAAGTAACGATTCCTGAAGGTTATACTGTGAAAAACCTGGATGACCTGAAATTCTTCATCACTGAAAAGGCAAATGAAGAAGGAACTATGGGATTCATTTCTTCATACAAAGTAGATGGCCAAAAACTGCTGATAGACATTCATGAATACTATAAGGAAACAGCATATAGCATGCAGCAATTTGATGCGTTCCAAAAAGTAATCAATGCTGCCGCCGATTTCAACAAAGTAGTATTGGTATTGGAAAAGAAAAAGTAA